One window from the genome of Glycine soja cultivar W05 chromosome 12, ASM419377v2, whole genome shotgun sequence encodes:
- the LOC114378367 gene encoding auxin-induced protein 6B-like, whose amino-acid sequence MGFHLPDIRKSLFAANQASSKAVDAPKGYLAVYVGEKMKRFVIPVSYLNQPSFQDLLSEAEEEFGYDHPMGGLTIACSEDTFQRITSFLN is encoded by the coding sequence ATGGGTTTTCACTTACCTGATATCAGAAAGTCATTATTTGCAGCAAATCAAGCATCTTCAAAAGCGGTGGATGCACCAAAGGGTTATCTTGCAGTCTATGTTGGAGAGAAAATGAAGCGGTTTGTGATTCCTGTTTCATACTTGAACCAACCTTCATTCCAGGACTTGTTGAGTGAAGCTGAGGAAGAGTTTGGATATGATCATCCCATGGGTGGCCTCACAATTGCTTGCAGTGAAGATACCTTCCAACGTATAACTTCTTTCTTGAATTGA